From the Halomonas meridiana genome, one window contains:
- the clpA gene encoding ATP-dependent Clp protease ATP-binding subunit ClpA has protein sequence MLSKELELTLNTAFTVARSKRHEFMTVEHLLLALLDNASAVDVLKACGANLDKLRSDLQDFINSTTPLIPEGQGDRETQPTLGFQRVLQRAVFHVQSSGKSEVTGANVLVAIFSEQESQAVYFLKQQSVARVDAVNYIAHGISKVSGHGPSPSPSSQENDDAEEGSAEGAAHPLTGYATNLNEQARQGKIDPLIGRDHELERVVQILARRRKNNPLLVGEAGVGKTAIAEGLAKRIVEEDVPEVIADAVVYSLDMGALLAGTKYRGDFEKRLKSLLSELRKQPNAVLFIDEIHTVIGAGAASGGVMDASNLLKPLLSSGELRCIGSTTFQEFRGIFEKDRALARRFQKVDVLAPSVEDTIKILKGLRSRFEEHHELKYTDGALESAARLADRYINDRFLPDKAIDVIDEAGAHQRMLPPEVRANTIDVEQVEAVVASIARIPPKSVSSSDRKQLEKLDRDLKMLVFGQDEAIDSLSAAIKLSRAGLKSPDKPVGSFLFAGPTGVGKTEVAKQLAHIMGIELVRFDMSEYMERHTVSRLIGAPPGYVGYDQGGLLTEAITKQPHCVLLLDEIEKAHPEVFNLLLQVMDHGRLTDNNGREADFRHVILIMTSNAGAEQASRRSIGFQSQDHSTDAMEVIRRTFSPEFRNRLDGIIQFHALPTTVVRNVVDKFLIELQAQLDEKRVQLDVDDTARDWLAEKGYDPDMGARPMARLIQEKLKKPLAEMILFGELAEHGGIVHVSLEEGELRLSTESEMADAP, from the coding sequence ATGCTGAGCAAAGAACTTGAACTGACCCTGAACACGGCCTTCACCGTGGCTCGCTCAAAGCGCCACGAATTCATGACCGTTGAGCACCTGCTTCTGGCGCTGCTGGACAATGCTTCTGCGGTGGATGTGCTGAAGGCGTGCGGGGCAAACCTCGACAAGCTGCGGTCCGATCTGCAGGATTTCATTAACTCGACCACACCGCTGATCCCCGAGGGTCAGGGTGATCGTGAAACACAGCCGACGCTGGGCTTCCAACGCGTGCTTCAGCGTGCGGTGTTCCATGTGCAATCGTCAGGTAAGAGCGAAGTCACTGGCGCTAACGTCTTAGTGGCGATTTTCTCTGAGCAAGAGAGTCAAGCGGTCTATTTCCTGAAGCAGCAGAGTGTGGCGCGGGTCGATGCGGTGAACTACATCGCTCACGGCATCTCGAAAGTCTCCGGTCATGGCCCGTCGCCGTCTCCCTCGTCTCAAGAGAACGACGATGCGGAAGAGGGCAGCGCCGAAGGGGCTGCGCATCCGCTCACCGGCTATGCTACTAACCTCAACGAGCAGGCGCGCCAAGGTAAAATCGACCCGCTGATTGGTCGTGATCACGAGCTCGAGCGGGTGGTGCAGATTTTGGCCCGTCGCCGTAAAAACAATCCGCTGCTCGTGGGTGAGGCCGGTGTCGGTAAAACCGCCATCGCCGAAGGATTGGCCAAGCGCATCGTCGAAGAAGACGTGCCGGAAGTCATCGCCGATGCAGTCGTCTACTCCCTCGATATGGGTGCACTGCTGGCGGGCACCAAGTACCGCGGCGACTTCGAGAAGCGTCTCAAGAGCCTGTTGAGCGAGCTGCGCAAGCAGCCCAATGCCGTCCTGTTCATCGATGAGATTCACACGGTGATTGGTGCAGGCGCTGCCTCGGGTGGCGTGATGGATGCGTCCAATCTGCTGAAACCGCTGCTCTCCTCAGGCGAGCTGCGCTGCATTGGTTCGACCACGTTCCAGGAGTTTCGCGGTATCTTCGAAAAAGATCGTGCTCTGGCGCGCCGTTTCCAAAAGGTCGACGTGTTGGCGCCGTCCGTGGAAGACACCATCAAGATTCTCAAAGGGCTACGTTCGCGCTTCGAGGAGCACCACGAACTGAAGTACACCGATGGCGCTCTGGAAAGTGCGGCGCGTCTGGCAGATCGCTACATCAATGATCGTTTCTTGCCTGACAAAGCGATCGATGTGATTGACGAAGCGGGCGCGCATCAGCGGATGCTGCCTCCAGAAGTGCGTGCAAACACGATCGACGTGGAGCAGGTGGAAGCCGTCGTGGCCTCCATTGCGCGGATTCCGCCGAAGAGTGTTTCTAGCTCGGATCGTAAGCAGCTCGAGAAGCTGGACCGCGATCTGAAAATGCTGGTGTTTGGACAGGATGAAGCCATCGACTCACTGTCGGCGGCCATCAAGCTCTCGCGCGCAGGGCTGAAGTCTCCTGATAAACCCGTCGGCAGCTTCCTGTTTGCTGGCCCGACTGGGGTGGGTAAAACGGAAGTGGCCAAGCAGCTGGCGCATATCATGGGTATCGAGTTGGTGCGCTTCGATATGTCGGAGTACATGGAGCGTCACACCGTATCGCGGTTGATCGGTGCTCCTCCTGGCTATGTGGGGTACGATCAAGGCGGTCTGCTGACCGAAGCGATCACCAAGCAGCCTCACTGCGTATTGCTTCTTGATGAGATCGAAAAAGCGCACCCAGAGGTCTTCAACCTGTTGCTGCAGGTCATGGACCATGGGCGTCTGACGGATAACAACGGCCGCGAGGCAGACTTCCGCCACGTAATTCTGATCATGACCTCGAACGCCGGGGCCGAGCAGGCGTCGCGTCGCTCCATCGGCTTCCAGAGCCAGGATCATTCGACGGATGCGATGGAAGTGATTCGTCGGACATTCTCGCCCGAATTCCGCAACCGCTTGGACGGTATTATCCAGTTCCATGCCTTGCCCACCACGGTGGTGCGCAACGTCGTCGACAAGTTCCTTATCGAGCTACAGGCGCAGCTGGACGAGAAGCGCGTACAGCTGGACGTAGACGACACCGCGCGGGATTGGCTGGCAGAGAAAGGTTATGACCCGGATATGGGTGCAAGGCCGATGGCTCGCTTGATCCAAGAGAAGCTCAAGAAGCCACTTGCAGAAATGATTCTGTTCGGGGAGCTGGCCGAGCACGGCGGTATCGTGCATGTCAGCTTGGAAGAGGGAGAGCTTCGCCTCTCGACAGAGTCGGAGATGGCAGATGCGCCCTGA
- the infA gene encoding translation initiation factor IF-1, which translates to MAREDHIEMEGVIVDTLPNTMFRVELENGHVVTAHISGKMRKNYIRILTGDKVKVELTPYDLSKGRIVYRSR; encoded by the coding sequence ATGGCACGCGAAGATCATATTGAAATGGAAGGCGTTATTGTTGATACCCTTCCCAACACCATGTTCCGGGTTGAGCTGGAAAACGGCCATGTCGTGACGGCTCACATCTCTGGCAAAATGCGTAAAAACTACATCCGCATTCTGACTGGCGACAAGGTCAAGGTAGAGTTGACGCCCTACGATCTGTCCAAAGGCCGTATCGTTTACCGCTCGCGCTAA
- a CDS encoding arginyltransferase, producing MSSNAPRRPVRDLRFFLTVPHACSYLPGKEATTLFLDPQESPVPGVYDSLSLLGFRRSGRHLYRPHCEGCNACRSVRIPVNDFRANRTQRKVWRRNADIETRVIPARFDAAHYALYADYIRQRHADGDMFPPSRDQYRTFLTLEEPYAHLLEMYLEGELVAVAAFDQLEHGLSAIYTFFKVDEALERRSFGTLAILKLIELCQEKRLPHLYLGYWIEECRKMRYKQAFSPIELLDGRHWRPLMR from the coding sequence GTGAGTAGTAACGCTCCTCGCCGCCCCGTGCGGGATTTGCGCTTCTTCCTAACCGTTCCTCACGCCTGCAGCTATCTGCCAGGCAAAGAGGCAACCACGCTGTTTCTCGACCCTCAGGAGTCGCCCGTGCCTGGGGTGTACGATTCGTTGTCGCTACTGGGCTTTCGACGCAGCGGACGCCACTTATACCGCCCCCACTGCGAGGGATGCAACGCTTGTCGATCGGTGCGGATTCCGGTCAATGACTTCCGCGCCAATCGCACCCAGCGAAAAGTCTGGCGGCGCAACGCCGATATCGAGACCCGCGTCATCCCAGCGCGTTTCGATGCAGCGCACTATGCCCTCTACGCCGACTACATTCGACAGCGACACGCCGACGGCGACATGTTTCCGCCTAGCCGCGATCAATATCGAACGTTCTTGACGCTAGAAGAGCCGTATGCGCATCTGCTGGAAATGTACCTGGAAGGCGAGTTGGTAGCGGTGGCAGCCTTCGATCAGCTCGAGCACGGGCTATCGGCCATTTATACGTTTTTCAAAGTGGACGAAGCCCTGGAGAGGCGCTCCTTTGGCACCTTGGCGATTTTAAAGCTGATCGAACTGTGCCAAGAGAAACGGTTGCCGCATCTTTATCTCGGTTACTGGATCGAAGAGTGCCGCAAGATGCGTTACAAGCAGGCGTTTTCGCCTATCGAGCTGCTGGACGGGCGTCATTGGCGACCGTTGATGCGCTAA